One window from the genome of Kluyveromyces marxianus DMKU3-1042 DNA, complete genome, chromosome 3 encodes:
- the PAN5 gene encoding 2-dehydropantoate 2-reductase PAN5 has protein sequence MKVYSKQAQTNNQNMTAQPSVYILGFGAIGSLLGVHLQKYGGTKVTPLFRSLGRLSDFKTNDYEVSIKPLYDSSLEILTERFPDASCPENFKGKIDNLIVTCKTYQTADALRPFLPYLDNNSNIIMIQNGLGVSEVLKEQVFNGGDLKPNLFQGVIAHGIFQDSEIKNQYNHAGFVDCKISKLPENDNDIIETFADLEALKQNELIKMLNSLDRSLGVVHMTYQELLLGQLEKFLVNCCINSVTSIIDCMNGELANCAGPIFQSIIEEAINVFHTAYKPLFDYEDIYKGAKHGQLPKLNVAGRLNVTTMLENTMHVGCVVNGGNSSSMRQDVLNLRETEIDYINGYVVTLCKKFSLPESNAKVNRTIQELVKLRLKLNQTRKAGQ, from the coding sequence ATGAAGGTTTACAGCAAGCAAGCGCAAACgaataatcaaaatatgACAGCACAACcatctgtatatatactagGTTTCGGGGCTATTGGAAGTCTACTCGGTGTACATTTGCAAAAGTATGGTGGGACTAAAGTGACGCCATTATTCCGGTCATTAGGAAGACTCAGTGATTTTAAAACGAATGATTATGAGGTGTCAATTAAGCCATTGTATGACAGTAGCTTAGAAATCTTAACTGAGAGATTCCCCGACGCATCGTGTCctgaaaacttcaaaggAAAGATAGATAACTTGATAGTTACATGTAAGACTTATCAAACGGCAGACGCGTTGAGGCCATTTTTGCCATACTTGGATAACAATTCGAATATCATTATGATTCAGAATGGGTTAGGTGTTTCTGAGGTGTTAAAGGAGCAGGTTTTTAACGGTGGCGACCTGAAGCCCAATTTGTTCCAAGGTGTCATTGCACATGGTATATTTCAGGACTCTGAGATTAAGAATCAGTATAACCATGCCGGGTTCGTCGATTGTAAGATATCGAAATTGCCTGAGAACGACAACGATATCATTGAGACTTTTGCTGATTTAGAAGCCTTGAAACAGAACGAATTAATTAAAATGCTCAATTCGCTCGATCGATCGTTGGGAGTGGTTCATATGACCTATCAGGAGCTTTTATTAGGACAATTAGAGAAATTCTTGGTCAATTGTTGCATAAACTCTGTTACTTCCATTATAGACTGCATGAATGGTGAATTAGCAAACTGCGCAGGTCCCATTTTCCAGTCTATCATAGAGGAAGCCATTAATGTGTTCCACACAGCTTACAAGCCGTTGTTCGACTACGAAGACATTTACAAAGGTGCAAAACACGGTCAATTGCCGAAGCTAAACGTAGCAGGCCGTTTGAATGTGACAACAATGTTAGAGAACACAATGCACGTTGGATGTGTTGTGAATGGGGGCAATTCCAGCTCCATGAGACAAGATGTGTTGAACCTCAGAGAAACAGAGATAGACTATATCAACGGTTACGTCGTGACACTCTGCAAGAAATTCTCTC
- the SSZ1 gene encoding ribosome-associated complex protein SSZ1, producing MSGPIIGIAFGNTSSSIAYVNPKNDVDVIANPDGERSIPSVLSYVGDDEYHGGQALQQLIRNPKNTIINFRDFIGLPFSECDASRCAAGAPVVEIDGKAGFVVKRADDVEEKLTVDEVVSRHLKNLKLAAEDYIGQTISKAVLTVPTNFSDAQKKALKDAASAVDLEIVYFINEPSSALLAHVEEFPTDKDQNVVVADFGGVRSDAAVIAVRNGIFTLLATEHDAKLGGDNLDAALIDFFASDFEKKNKSNPKKNARSLAKLKANAQLTKKTLSNVTSATISIDSLADGFDYHSSINRMRYELVANKVISQFTAFIEKVIKKADLDTLDIDSVLLVGGTSFTPKLATNLDFIFPENVDILSPQSKNATNNPNELAACGAALQAELLNAYDADELAQSLEPIVINTPHLSKHIGLVDSKGEFVPVLLAETSYPIKKTLKLKKAAGDFTIAIHEAEHHIKETVVEPAPKEEKAEKDDEEDDESDWSDEDDEPEVVREKHYTLGNKLMELGVKDVKGLELVFTIDKEGKLTVAARDLKSNTVVKGEL from the coding sequence ATGTCTGGTCCtattattggtattgcATTTGGTAACACCTCCTCTTCTATTGCATACGTCAACCCAAAGAACGATGTTGACGTTATTGCCAACCCAGATGGTGAACGTTCCATTCCATCTGTACTATCTTAtgttggtgatgatgaatacCATGGTGGTCAAGCTTTGCAACAGCTAATCAGAAACCCAAAGAACACCATCATTAACTTCCGTGACTTTATTGGTCTTCCTTTCTCTGAGTGCGATGCATCTAGATgtgctgctggtgctcCAGTGGTCGAAATTGACGGTAAGGCCGGTTTCGTTGTCAAAAGAGCTGATGATGTCGAAGAAAAATTGACTGTTGACGAAGTTGTCTCCAgacatttgaagaacttgaaattGGCTGCTGAGGATTACATTGGTCAAACCATCTCCAAGGCTGTTCTTACAGTCCCAACTAACTTCTCTGACGCCCAAAAGAAGGCTTTGAAGGATGCTGCTTCTGCTGTTGATTTGGAAATTGTCTATTTCATTAACGAACCATCTTCCGCTCTATTGGCTcatgttgaagaattccCAACTGACAAGGATCAAAacgttgttgttgcagaCTTTGGTGGTGTCAGATCCGATGCTGCTGTTATCGCTGTGCGTAACGGTATCTTCACTCTACTAGCAACTGAACACGATGCTAAGTTGGGTGGTGACAACTTGGACGCTGCATTGATTGACTTCTTTGCCAGTGActtcgaaaagaagaacaaatcTAACCCTAAGAAGAACGCTAGATCTTTGGCTAAGTTAAAGGCCAATGCCCAACTAACTAAGAAGACTTTGTCTAACGTCACATCTGCCACTATCTCTATTGACTCTTTGGCTGATGGTTTCGACTACCACTCTTCCATTAACAGAATGAGATACGAACTAGTTGCCAACAAAGTCATTTCTCAATTCACTGCATTCATCGAAAAGGTTATCAAGAAAGCTGATCTAGACACTTTGGATATCGATTCTGTTCTTCTAGTTGGTGGTACCTCTTTCACTCCAAAGTTGGCTACCAACTTGGATTTCATCTTCCCAGAAAACGTCGACATCTTGTCTCCACAATCCAAGAACGCTACCAACAATCCAAATGAATTGGCTGCATGTGGTGCCGCTTTGCAAGCTGAGCTTTTGAACGCTTATGACGCTGACGAACTAGCTCAATCCCTAGAACCAATCGTTATAAATACTCCACATCTATCCAAGCATATTGGTCTTGTCGACAGTAAAGGTGAGTTCGTCCCAGTACTATTGGCCGAAACCTCCTACCCAATAAAGAAGACTctaaaattgaagaaggctGCTGGTGACTTCACTATTGCCATCCACGAAGCTGAACACCATATCAAGGAAACTGTCGTGGAGCCAGCGccaaaggaagagaagGCCGAGAaggacgatgaagaagatgacgaaaGTGACTGGTCCgacgaagatgacgaaCCAGAAGTTGTCAGAGAAAAGCATTACACCTTGGGTAACAAGTTGATGGAACTTGGTGTCAAGGATGTCAAGGGTCTAGAACTTGTGTTCACTATTGACAAGGAAGGCAAGCTAACAGTGGCTGCCAGAGACTTGAAATCCAACACAGTCGTCAAGGGCGAAttataa
- the TFB1 gene encoding TFIIH/NER complex subunit TFB1: MSETHTGAATFKKVHGMIRIDEDASPATLVWRSTDGDKSTTVLLNMVDKLQATPANSDKMMLRIVGKIDPNMKKRKDNEGNEIPVKAPVYMFTFNNRTVMDNIKETLQHIIARYKDEEATEERHKNEPETEAQDNPAASVTPQPAHLPQDLINTTTLDTSLTKSKLLSNLKLQQSLLKESRELMTIFQDTVIKSGLPPHEFWSTRIPLLRAYALSTSQKTGPYNVLSTIKPVASSDNKVNVNVSREKIHTIFQNYPIVRKAFDDNVPKNFKEQEFWARFFSSKLFRKLRGERIMNHDRGDMIIDRYLSLDQEYDRRDDELLQHPVRKIIDIEGNINDDPVKKGHRPDFTMRSGIDPNGNSDGGMAILKGMNRLSEKMVESLENEYSRANLPQEDPDKEEREEILFSDLDEDTPTDYAEIKLKRKVLDAKNRQMHKENSAISWEEVKHEINSITSILDTSILDLTTLTHITADVTKTINQRIMKAVKVNAKQSKHMNGDTLLGSTMSGTSMFQEAKESASHLPPDILESCRLLNSSCCEFLKHFYINFQSGDPRKTNLVKKLYKSLMDCQEKIDSLLNSVDTEENQEIAKYCKAYLVHVLDSVGLGINKYRALVKGTAA, encoded by the coding sequence ATGTCTGAAACTCATACCGGTGCAGCCACCTTTAAAAAGGTGCACGGTATGATTAGGATCGATGAAGATGCATCTCCAGCTACGCTGGTTTGGAGATCAACGGATGGTGATAAAAGTACCACTGTTTTACTTAATATGGTAGACAAATTGCAAGCAACGCCGGCGAACAGTGACAAAATGATGCTTAGAATCGTGGGTAAAATTGATCCaaatatgaagaagagaaaggaCAACGAGGGCAACGAAATACCTGTGAAGGCGCCTGTTTACATGTTCACGTTCAATAATAGAACAGTTATGGATAACATTAAGGAAACTTTACAGCATATTATTGCTAGATAcaaagatgaagaagctacAGAGGAAAGGCATAAGAACGAGCCAGAAACCGAGGCCCAAGATAACCCTGCTGCTTCTGTGACCCCCCAGCCAGCGCATCTACCTCAAGATTTGATTAATACTACAACTCTCGATACTTCTCTAACCAAATCTAAGTTGCTTTCAAACCttaaacttcaacaatcCTTGCTTAAGGAAAGCCGGGAACTAATGACTATATTCCAGGATACCGTGATTAAATCAGGTCTACCTCCACACGAGTTTTGGTCAACTCGTATCCCCTTACTAAGAGCTTACGCTCTTTCTACCTCTCAAAAGACAGGCCCATATAACGTTCTATCTACTATTAAGCCTGTAGCATCTTCGGATAACAAAGTGAACGTCAATGTGTCAAGAGAGAAGATTCACACCATTTTCCAAAACTATCCAATTGTTAGAAAAGCCTTTGACGATAATGTGCCAAAGAATTTCAAGGAACAGGAATTTTGGGCTAgattcttctcttcaaaattGTTTCGTAAGCTAAGAGGTGAGCGTATCATGAACCATGACAGAGGTGATATGATTATCGATCGTTATCTTTCATTGGACCAAGAATATGATAGACGAGACGACGAGTTGTTGCAACATCCTGTGAGGAAAATTATAGATATCGAGGGAAATATAAACGATGATCCTGTCAAGAAGGGCCATAGACCCGATTTCACAATGCGCTCGGGTATTGATCCTAATGGTAACAGTGATGGTGGTATGGCTATTCTAAAAGGTATGAATAGACTAAGTGAAAAGATGGTTGAATCATTAGAAAACGAATATTCTAGAGCAAACTTGCCACAAGAAGATCCTGACAAGGAGGAGAGGGAAGAGATTCTGTTTTCCGATCTAGATGAAGACACACCTACTGATTATGCAGAAATCAAGCTAAAAAGAAAGGTTCTTGATGCCAAAAATCGCCAAATGCATAAAGAGAATAGTGCTATATCTTGGGAAGAAGTGAAACATgaaatcaattcaattactTCTATACTAGACACTTCTATACTTGATCTTACAACTTTGACACATATTACAGCAGACGTCACTAAAACAATCAACCAGCGTATTATGAAAGCTGTTAAAGTTAATGCAAAACAATCTAAACACATGAATGGGGACACCTTATTGGGATCTACAATGTCAGGTACAAGTATGTTCCAAGAAGCTAAAGAATCAGCATCCCATTTACCTCCAGATATATTAGAAAGTTGCAGACTGCTCAACAGCAGTTGCTGTGAGTTCTTGAAACATTTTTACATCAACTTTCAAAGTGGTGACCCAAGAAAGACAAATCTAGTGAAAAAACTTTACAAAAGTTTGATGGATTGCCAGGAAAAAATTGATTCTCTTTTGAACTCAGTTGATACAGAGGAGAATCAAGAAATCGCAAAATATTGTAAAGCATATTTGGTTCATGTCCTAGACTCAGTAGGGTTAGGAATTAATAAATACAGGGCCCTTGTAAAAGGTACTGCTGCATAA
- the RRP3 gene encoding RNA-dependent ATPase RRP3: MAKVEKKQVSKKNSEVLSLAEKIKRKALEKQKESAQHNSDSEPEIRSNDDSRKVEQDGEGESEETFESFSELDLVPELIEACKNLNYAKPTPIQSRAIPAALKGNDIIGLAQTGSGKTAAFAIPILNQLWHDQQPYYACILAPTRELAQQIKETFDSLGSLMGVRSTCIVGGMSMMDQARDLMRKPHIIIATPGRLMDHLENTKGFNLRKLKFLVMDEADRLLDMEFGPVLDRILKIIPTQGRTTYLFSATMTSKIDKLQRASLTNPVKCAVSNKYQTVDTLIQTLMVVPGGLKNTFLIYLLNEFIGKTTIVFTRTKANAERISNLCNLLDFSATALHGDLNQNQRTGALDLFKAGKRSILVATDVAARGLDIPSVDIVINYDIPVDSKSYIHRVGRTARAGRSGKSISLVSQYDLELILRIEEVLGKKLPKENVDKDAILALRDTVDKANGEVVMELNRRNKEKQARSKGRRGRMAFKDNMDREER, from the coding sequence atggcTAAGgtagagaagaaacaagtCAGTAAAAAGAATAGCGAGGTCTTATCACTTgctgaaaagatcaagagaaAGGCATTAGAAAAGCAAAAGGAATCTGCTCAGCATAACTCTGACTCTGAACCAGAAATTAGATCGAATGATGATTCTAGGaaagttgaacaagatgGTGAGGGTgaatcagaagaaacatttGAATCTTTCAGTGAACTTGACTTAGTCCCAGAATTAATTGAAGCCTGTAAAAACTTGAATTACGCAAAACCTACGCCAATTCAATCTAGAGCTATCCCTGCTGCTTTGAAGGGGAATGATATTATTGGGTTAGCTCAAACAGGTTCCGGTAAAACAGCAGCATTTGCTATTCCTATTTTGAATCAACTATGGCATGACCAACAGCCATATTACGCATGTATATTGGCTCCTACCAGAGAATTAGCTCAACAGATCAAAGAGACCTTTGACTCGTTGGGTTCTTTAATGGGTGTGAGATCAACTTGCATTGTTGGTGGTATGAGTATGATGGACCAAGCTCGTGATTTGATGCGTAAACCacatattattattgctaCACCAGGTAGATTGATGGACCACTTGGAGAACACCAAAGGGTTCAACTTGCGTAAATTGAAATTCTTGGTCATGGATGAAGCTGATAGATTACTTGATATGGAATTTGGGCCTGTCTTGGATCGTATCTTGAAAATTATTCCAACTCAAGGAAGAACTACCTACTTATTCTCTGCTACAATGACCTCTAAAATTGATAAGCTTCAAAGAGCTTCACTTACAAATCCTGTAAAGTGTGCGGTTTCTAACAAGTATCAGACCGTTGACACTCTAATTCAAACTTTGATGGTCGTTCCTGGTGGTTTAAAGAATACCTTTTTGATATACCTATTAAATGAGTTTATCGGTAAGACCACTATTGTTtttacaagaacaaaagcaAATGCAGAGAGAATATCGAATCTATGCAACCTTCTAGATTTCAGTGCAACTGCTCTACATGGTGATCTCaaccaaaatcaaagaactGGTGCTCTAGATTTATTCAAAGCGGGGAAAAGATCTATCCTAGTTGCTACAGATGTTGCAGCAAGAGGTTTGGATATTCCATCTGTCGATATCGTAATAAATTACGATATTCCTGTCGACTCAAAATCATACATCCATCGTGTTGGTAGAACCGCAAGAGCTGGACGTTCTGGTAAATCCATTTCATTAGTTTCTCAATACGACTTGGAATTGATCTTAAGAATAGAAGAGGTGCTAGGCAAAAAGTTACCTAAGGAGAACGTTGATAAAGACGCTATATTAGCATTGAGAGACACCGTCGATAAAGCAAATGGTGAGGTTGTCATGGAATTAAATAGAAGAAACAAGGAAAAGCAGGCTAGAAGCAAAGGTAGAAGAGGTAGAATGGCCTTCAAAGACAATATGGATAGAGAAGAACGCTAA
- the SSF1 gene encoding rRNA-binding ribosome biosynthesis protein, with product MAKRRSKNRTHVKPSPEELKKIPKSMVIRVGQTSLSSHSLNQLVKDFRNIMQPHTAIKLRERKSNKLKDFVVMCGPLGVSHLFIFTQSEKTGNVSLKIARTPQGPTITFQVQDYSLSKDIKKFLRRPKSLGKEDILNPPLLVLNGFHIKGNEDEEAANVEKVIVSMFQNVFPPLNPSKIQLNTIKRVFMINKDAATGEISLRHYAIEVREVELSKNLKKLYKSKQKLSKPVPNLHRKDDIASLILDHDIGAYTSESEIEEDAIVKVMDKDNQHIKHLPHHASKKKTEHSTKPNGESHDNDGDIPMKDEEEQVEHQQQQEEDDYQSAQQPKKKAIKLTEIGPRLTLKLVKIEEGICAGKVLHHEFVKKSDAEIRALEKRHAEKMRLKEQRRKEQEENIARKKAAKEAKKQRKLERRKARELANAKGDGSDADNSSASDSSDSEDSDSSSSENNYSDVPEDLDSDLFSDVDEGAN from the coding sequence ATGgctaaaagaagaagcaagaatAGAACCCATGTTAAGCCATCTCCAGaggagttgaagaagattccaaAATCCATGGTGATAAGAGTTGGACAGACATCTTTGTCTAGTCACTCTTTGAATCAATTAGTCAAGGATTTCCGTAATATAATGCAACCACATACTGCTATTAAGCTTAGAGAGCGCAAATCGAATAAGTTGAAGGATTTTGTCGTAATGTGTGGCCCATTAGGAGTTTCCCATTTGTTCATCTTTACACAATCAGAAAAGACCGGTAATGTATCACTTAAGATTGCAAGAACACCACAAGGACCAACTATCACTTTCCAAGTACAAGACTACTCCTTGAGTAaagatatcaagaaatttTTGAGAAGGCCCAAATCTCTTGGGAAGGAAGATATTCTAAATCCGCCTTTGTTGGTATTGAACGGATTTCATATCAAGGGCAACGAGGATGAGGAAGCAGCCAACGTAGAGAAGGTTATTGTTTCTATGTTCCAGAATGTTTTCCCACCTTTAAACCCATCTAAAATTCAATTGAACACTATCAAGAGAGTTTTCATGATTAACAAAGATGCAGCTACCGGTGAAATATCGTTAAGACATTATGCTATAGAGGTCAGAGAGGTGGAACTTTCTAAGAATCTAAAAAAACTATACAAGTCGAAACAAAAACTAAGTAAACCGGTGCCGAATTTGCATAGAAAGGATGATATTGCATCATTGATACTTGATCATGACATTGGTGCTTACACTTCTGAATCTgagattgaagaagatgccATAGTGAAAGTCATGGATAAAGATAACCAACATATTAAGCATTTACCACACCATGcgtcaaagaaaaagactgaacattcaacaaaaccaaatgGCGAATCCCATGATAATGACGGTGACATTCCAATGaaggatgaggaagaacaagttgaacatcaacaacagcaagaGGAGGATGACTATCAATCAGCCcaacaaccaaagaagaaggctaTAAAACTTACAGAAATAGGTCCTAGATTGACTTTGAAACTAGTTAAAATAGAAGAGGGTATCTGTGCAGGGAAAGTTTTGCATCATGAATTTGTTAAGAAGTCTGATGCCGAGATTAGGGCCTTAGAAAAGAGACATGCTGAGAAGATGAGACTCAAggaacaaagaagaaaggaacAGGAGGAGAACATAGCAAGGAAGAAGGCAGCCAAGGAGGctaaaaaacaaagaaaactagaaagaagaaaggcCAGAGAATTAGCCAACGCTAAGGGAGATGGATCAGATGCCGACAATTCGTCTGCCTCAGATTCCTCAGACTCTGAAGATTCTGATAGTTCTAGCAGCGAAAACAACTATAGCGATGTTCCTGAAGATTTAGACAGCGATCTCTTCAGTGATGTTGACGAAGGTGCCAATTAa
- the PIB1 gene encoding phosphatidylinositol-3-phosphate-binding ubiquitin-protein ligase, translating into MAFSSTAAAGASLQDASDALSAGEPMGSRNELRMGGHRNTQYVNEFGEWEKDEDVTECLSCGVKFSFIMRRHHCRCCGRIYCGNCCYKYAWYDKNRVKVVVKSPTEKEVEPYRTCDSCYENLSQMKLLRTPWGDIQLPRNSSRTGNLGNSSSFLDNANSSVRPFFEVSKNNNVVETVRDAESERSSARQIAPNSDEDYERCPICNFDLRVLGTNELAQQEHVTECIQQAELAQQQHNMVGSPTYQNRMLVYKIPENTTNIQECPICFEEMVPGEKVGRLECLCVFHYECIKSWFKKKSQKLMQQNSGTEASLLMLGKNYCPFHDAIYY; encoded by the coding sequence ATGGCTTTTAGTAGTACAGCAGCGGCAGGAGCATCATTACAAGATGCGAGTGATGCATTAAGTGCTGGTGAACCTATGGGGTCCAGAAACGAATTACGCATGGGTGGACACCGGAACACACAATATGTGAATGAGTTTGGTGAATGGGAAAAGGATGAGGATGTAACGGAGTGTTTAAGTTGCGGGGTtaaattctcttttatcATGAGAAGACATCACTGTAGATGCTGTGGCAGGATTTATTGTGGGAACTGTTGTTACAAGTATGCCTGGTATGATAAAAATCGTGTGAAAGTGGTGGTAAAGTCTCCTACGGAAAAGGAAGTGGAACCTTACAGAACATGCGATTCGTGCTATGAGAACCTTTCCCAAATGAAGCTTCTGCGAACTCCATGGGGCGATATTCAACTCCCGAGAAATTCGTCGCGTACCGGAAACCTGGGCAACAGCTCTAGTTTCTTAGACAACGCAAACTCGTCAGTACGGCCATTCTTTGAAGTGAGCAAGAACAATAACGTTGTTGAGACTGTGCGTGATGCCGAGAGCGAACGAAGCAGCGCCAGGCAGATAGCGCCTAATTCTGATGAAGATTACGAGCGCTGTCCCATTTGCAACTTTGATCTACGTGTATTGGGTACAAATGAACTGGCTCAGCAAGAGCATGTCACCGAATGCATTCAACAGGCGGAGCTGGCCCAGCAGCAGCATAATATGGTTGGAAGTCCCACTTACCAAAATAGAATGCTGGTTTACAAGATACCGGaaaataccaccaacatACAGGAATGTCCTATATGTTTCGAGGAAATGGTTCCCGGTGAAAAAGTAGGAAGGTTAGAATGTCTTTGTGTATTCCATTATGAGTGTATCAAGAGTtggttcaagaagaagtccCAAAAACTAATGCAGCAGAATTCAGGCACTGAAGCATCCCTTCTGATGCTCGGTAAAAACTACTGTCCTTTTCACGATGCAATATACTATTAA
- the SEC18 gene encoding AAA family ATPase SEC18: MEKFGLSGKLPSFGKATHTPAVPNMSNVDMTPKQLRVANCPNNSYALANVAAVSPVDFPDNIYVIVDNLFVFSTRHSNDVQPGTVGFNGNQRTWGGWSLNQDVQVRPFDLFQQSGKHAYLGSVDLEISFRSRGKAVETPFDQDDLAKQFLKSFESQIFSPTQYLIFEFKGHIFDLRVRSTQTIDLGDVEVVAPISTSIESKAILIKQTQINFFKGRDGLVNLKSSNSLRPRSDAVIRPDFKFEDLGVGGLDREFTKIFRRAFASRIFPPAVIEKLGISHVKGLLLFGPPGTGKTLIARKIGTMLNAKEPKIVNGPEILSKYVGSSEENIRNLFKDAEAEYKAKGEESSLHIIIFDELDSVFKQRGSRGDGTGVGDNVVNQLLAKMDGVDQLNNILVIGMTNRKDLIDSALLRPGRFEVQVEIQLPDEEGRVQIFEIQTKKMRENNMLASDVNLKELAALTKNFSGAEIEGLVKSASSFAINKTVNIGKGATKLKTKDIANMKVTRQDFLNALQEVTPAFGVSEEDLKTCIEGGVFKFSNSVEDILKNGARYVRQVRESDKSRLVSLLVHGPPGSGKTALAAAIALKSEFPFIRMISPEEIAGMSESAKIAYIDNTFRDAYKSPLNILVIDSIETLVDWVPIGPRFSNNILQVLKVYLKRKPPNNRRLLLISTTSAYSVLKQMDILSCFDNEIAVPNVSNLDELNNIMIDSGFLDDAGRVEVIQKLSQVTASLNVGVKKVLTNIETARHDEDPVNELVDLMVQSS, from the coding sequence ATGGAAAAGTTCGGTTTGAGTGGCAAGTTGCCATCGTTTGGGAAGGCAACACATACTCCAGCAGTTCCCAACATGTCTAATGTGGATATGACTCCTAAACAATTGCGTGTTGCCAATTGTCCCAACAACAGCTATGCTTTAGCTAAcgttgctgctgtttcGCCTGTGGATTTCCCTGACAACATCTATGTTATTGTAGACaacttgtttgttttcagCACAAGACACTCCAATGATGTCCAACCTGGAACCGTTGGGTTCAATGGGAACCAGCGTACGTGGGGTGGCTGGTCTTTAAACCAGGATGTTCAAGTAAGACCATTTGATTTGTTCCAACAATCCGGAAAGCACGCATACTTAGGCTCAGTAGATCTGGAAATCAGTTTCAGGTCAAGAGGAAAGGCTGTCGAGACTCCATTCGACCAAGACGATTTGGCAAAACAGTTTTTAAAAAGTTTTGAGTCACAGATCTTCTCACCAACTCAGTACTTgatttttgaattcaagGGTCATATTTTCGATTTAAGAGTTAGATCAACTCAGACTATCGATTTGGGAGACGTGGAAGTGGTCGCACCAATATCCACTTCCATCGAATCTAAAGCCATTTTAATCAAACAAACTCAAataaacttcttcaaaggtAGAGACGGCTTGGTTAACTTAAAATCATCGAATTCTCTAAGACCAAGATCTGATGCCGTGATTAGACCAGATTTCAAATTCGAAGATTTAGGTGTTGGTGGTTTAGACCGCGAGTTTACCAAGATTTTCAGGAGAGCATTTGCGAGTAGAATATTCCCACCTGCTGTGATTGAAAAGTTGGGTATATCACACGTAAAGGGTCTCTTGTTGTTTGGTCCTCCAGGTACTGGTAAAACATTAATCGCAAGAAAAATCGGTACAATGTTGAATGCCAAAGAGCCAAAGATTGTTAACGGTCCAGAAATCCTCAGTAAATATGTCGGCtcttcagaagaaaatatccGTAACTTGTTCAAGGATGCTGAGGCAGAATATAAAGCCAAGGGTGAAGAATCTTCATTGCACATTATCATTTTCGATGAATTGGATTCTGTATTCAAGCAAAGAGGTTCAAGAGGTGACGGTACAGGCGTTGGAGACAATGTGGTTAACCAATTGCTTGCTAAGATGGATGGTGTTGACCAATTAAACAATATATTGGTTATTGGTATGACTAACCGTAAGGATTTGATTGATAGTGCCTTGTTACGTCCTGGTAGATTTGAAGTCCAGGTCGAAATTCAATTACCAGACGAAGAAGGTAGAGTACAAATCTTTGAGATCCAGACCAAAAAGATGCGTGAAAACAATATGCTTGCATCCGATGTCAACCTCAAGGAGCTTGCTGCTTTGACCAAAAATTTCTCTGGTGCTGAGATAGAAGGTTTGGTTAAGAGTGCCAGTTCTTTCGCTATTAACAAAACTGTCAATATTGGGAAAGGTGCCACCAAATTGAAAACCAAGGACATTGCAAACATGAAGGTTACGAGACAAGATTTCTTGAATGCCTTGCAGGAAGTGACTCCTGCCTTTGGTGTtagtgaagaagatttaAAAACATGTATCGAAGGTGGTGTTTTCAAATTCTCGAACTCTGTGGAAGATATCTTGAAAAACGGTGCTCGTTACGTCCGTCAAGTCAGAGAATCAGATAAATCGAGACTTGTATCCTTACTAGTACATGGTCCACCAGGTTCAGGTAAAACAGCGctagcagcagcaatcGCGTTGAAATCAGAGTTTCCCTTTATTAGAATGatttctccagaagaaatcGCCGGTATGTCAGAAAGTGCCAAGATTGCATATATCGATAACACTTTCAGGGACGCTTACAAATCACCATTGAACATCTTGGTTATTGACTCCATAGAAACCTTAGTTGACTGGGTTCCTATCGGTCCACGCTTCTCAAACAACATTCTACAAGTGCTTAAGGTGTATCTTAAGAGAAAACCACCAAACAACCGTCGTCTCTTACTAATTTCTACAACTTCTGCATACTCAGTCTTGAAGCAAATGGATATACTCAGTTGCTTCGATAATGAAATCGCTGTTCCAAACGTCTCGAACTTGGATGAACTAAATAATATCATGATTGACAGTGGTTTCCTGGACGATGCGGGCAGAGTCGAAGTTATCCAGAAATTATCCCAAGTTACCGCTTCCCTAAACGTCGGTGTCAAAAAAGTGCTCACAAATATAGAAACCGCGAGACATGATGAAGATCCAGTTAACGAGCTTGTAGATTTAATGGTTCAGTCGTCATGA